A region from the Benincasa hispida cultivar B227 chromosome 10, ASM972705v1, whole genome shotgun sequence genome encodes:
- the LOC120088267 gene encoding ribulose bisphosphate carboxylase/oxygenase activase, chloroplastic isoform X23, whose product MAATVSTVGAVNRTTLNNSNYGGLVPNSAFLGSRLKASSRFTTSKMVIGNFKIVAEHDEEKQTEKDKWRGLAFDTSDDQQDITRGKGLADPLFQAPMGTGTHNAVMSSYEYISAGLREYNFDNSVDGFYIAPAFMDKLMVHIVKNFLNLPNIKVPLILGIWGGKGQGKSFQCELVFAKMGINPIMMSAGELESGNAGEPAKLLRQRYREAADIIKKGKMCCLFINDLDAGAGRLGGTTQYTVNNQMVNATLMNIADNPTNVQLPGMYNKEENPRVPIIVTGNDFSTLYAPLIRDGRMDKFYWAPTREDRIGICTGIFRTDDVPIEDIVKLVDTFPGQSIDFFGALRARVYDDEVRKWAVGVGVESIGRNLVNSKEGPPTFDQPKMTLEKLLEYGNMLIMEQENVKRVKLADKYLNEAALGDANVDVVQFETSQEAALEVANEDVVQSETSNEVALEDANEDVESGTPNDTVEALIDTNEEVVQPETSYVPLGNTNEDAVQSKTSNVAVDDATEDVVQAGTSESALVDANEDVVQSGTSNETATIDANKDVVVQSGTSYESMGEEERNKLISLFLKAVQIHLLKTMSQQPDSTTKASSIDS is encoded by the exons ATGGCTGCCACGGTTTCAACCGTTGGAGCTGTTAATAGAACAACG TTAAACAACAGTAACTATGGAGGTTTAGTTCCAAACTCTGCGTTTTTGGGCAGCAGGTTGAAGGCCAGTTCCAGATTCACCACCTCAAAAATGGTGATTGGAAACTTCAAGATTGTTGCCGAGCATGATGAGGAGAAGCAGACCGAGAAGGACAAATGGCGAGGCCTTGCTTTTGATACTTCTGATGACCAGCAAGACATTACCAGAGGGAAGGGATTGGCGGATCCTCTTTTCCAAGCTCCCATGGGGACAGGAACTCACAATGCTGTTATGAGTTCATATGAATACATTAGTGCTGGACTTCGAGA ATACAACTTCGACAATAGTGTGGATGGATTTTACATAGCTCCAGCTTTTATGGACAAACTTATGGTTCACATTGTTAAGAACTTCCTGAACCTTCCAAACATTAAG GTTCCTCTCATTCTGGGTATTTGGGGAGGTAAAGGTCAAGGAAAGTCTTTCCAGTGTGAACTTGTATTTGCCAAGATGGGAATCAA CCCTATTATGATGAGTGCTGGGGAATTAGAAAGTGGGAATGCAGGAGAGCCAGCAAAGTTGCTCAGGCAAAGATACAGAGAGGCGGCTGATATCATCAAGAAAGGGAAAATGTGTTGTCTTTTTATCAACGATCTTGATGCTGGAGCTGGAAGGCTTGGTGGGACTACCCAGTACACAGTGAATAACCAGATGGTAAATGCTACTCTTATGAACATTGCTGACAACCCAACCAATGTGCAGTTACCAGGCATGTATAACAAAGAAGAAAATCCCAGAGTTCCCATCATAGTAACTGGTAATGACTTCTCAACGTTATATGCGCCCCTCATTCGTGATGGTCGCATGGATAAGTTTTATTGGGCTCCGACTCGTGAAGATCGTATTGGTATTTGCACTGGAATCTTTAGGACTGATGATGTGCCTATCGAGGACATTGTCAAACTTGTTGACACCTTCCCAGGGCAGTCGATAG ACTTCTTTGGTGCTTTGAGAGCTCGAGTTTATGATGATGAAGTGAGAAAGTGGGCTGTAGGCGTTGGCGTTGAGAGCATTGGAAGAAATCTTGTTAACTCCAAGGAAGGTCCCCCAACTTTTGACCAACCAAAGATGACACTAGAAAAGCTTCTCGAATATGGCAACATGCTCATCATGGAACAGGAGAACGTGAAGAGAGTTAAATTGGCTGACAAGTATCTGAACGAAGCTGCTCTTGGAGATGCAAATGTGGATGTTGTTCAGTTTGAGACTTCTCAGG aAGCTGCCCTCGAAGTTGCAAATGAAGATGTTGTTCAGTCAGAGACTTCTAACG AAGTTGCTCTTGAAGATGCAAATGAGGATGTTGAGTCAGGAACTCCAAATG ATACTGTTGAGGCTCTTATAGATACAAATGAGGAAGTTGTTCAGCCAGAAACATCTTATG TTCCTCTTGGAAATACAAATGAGGATGCTGTTCAGTCAAAAACTTCTAATG TTGCTGTCGACGATGCAACTGAGGATGTTGTTCAGGCAGGAACTTCTG aATCGGCTCTTGTAGATGCAAATGAGGATGTCGTTCAGTCAGGAACATCTAATG aaACTGCTACTATAGATGCAAATAAGGATGTTGTTGTTCAATCAGGAACTTCTTATG aaTCTATGGGGGAAGAGGAACGCAACAAGTTAATATCACTGTTCCTGAAGGCTGTGCAGATTCATCTACTAAAAACTATGTCCCAACAGCCAGATTCAACAACAAAAGCTTCCAGCATTGACTCTTAG
- the LOC120088267 gene encoding ribulose bisphosphate carboxylase/oxygenase activase, chloroplastic isoform X7 — MAATVSTVGAVNRTTLNNSNYGGLVPNSAFLGSRLKASSRFTTSKMVIGNFKIVAEHDEEKQTEKDKWRGLAFDTSDDQQDITRGKGLADPLFQAPMGTGTHNAVMSSYEYISAGLREYNFDNSVDGFYIAPAFMDKLMVHIVKNFLNLPNIKVPLILGIWGGKGQGKSFQCELVFAKMGINPIMMSAGELESGNAGEPAKLLRQRYREAADIIKKGKMCCLFINDLDAGAGRLGGTTQYTVNNQMVNATLMNIADNPTNVQLPGMYNKEENPRVPIIVTGNDFSTLYAPLIRDGRMDKFYWAPTREDRIGICTGIFRTDDVPIEDIVKLVDTFPGQSIDFFGALRARVYDDEVRKWAVGVGVESIGRNLVNSKEGPPTFDQPKMTLEKLLEYGNMLIMEQENVKRVKLADKYLNEAALGDANVDVVQFETSQEAALEVANEDVVQSETSNEVALEDANEDVESGTPNALENANEDTVEALIDTNEEVVQPETSYVPLGNTNEDAVQSKTSNEVAVDDATEDVVQAGTSESALVDANEDVVQSGTSNETATIDANKDVVVQSGTSYESMGEEERNKLISLFLKAVQIHLLKTMSQQPDSTTKASSIDS, encoded by the exons ATGGCTGCCACGGTTTCAACCGTTGGAGCTGTTAATAGAACAACG TTAAACAACAGTAACTATGGAGGTTTAGTTCCAAACTCTGCGTTTTTGGGCAGCAGGTTGAAGGCCAGTTCCAGATTCACCACCTCAAAAATGGTGATTGGAAACTTCAAGATTGTTGCCGAGCATGATGAGGAGAAGCAGACCGAGAAGGACAAATGGCGAGGCCTTGCTTTTGATACTTCTGATGACCAGCAAGACATTACCAGAGGGAAGGGATTGGCGGATCCTCTTTTCCAAGCTCCCATGGGGACAGGAACTCACAATGCTGTTATGAGTTCATATGAATACATTAGTGCTGGACTTCGAGA ATACAACTTCGACAATAGTGTGGATGGATTTTACATAGCTCCAGCTTTTATGGACAAACTTATGGTTCACATTGTTAAGAACTTCCTGAACCTTCCAAACATTAAG GTTCCTCTCATTCTGGGTATTTGGGGAGGTAAAGGTCAAGGAAAGTCTTTCCAGTGTGAACTTGTATTTGCCAAGATGGGAATCAA CCCTATTATGATGAGTGCTGGGGAATTAGAAAGTGGGAATGCAGGAGAGCCAGCAAAGTTGCTCAGGCAAAGATACAGAGAGGCGGCTGATATCATCAAGAAAGGGAAAATGTGTTGTCTTTTTATCAACGATCTTGATGCTGGAGCTGGAAGGCTTGGTGGGACTACCCAGTACACAGTGAATAACCAGATGGTAAATGCTACTCTTATGAACATTGCTGACAACCCAACCAATGTGCAGTTACCAGGCATGTATAACAAAGAAGAAAATCCCAGAGTTCCCATCATAGTAACTGGTAATGACTTCTCAACGTTATATGCGCCCCTCATTCGTGATGGTCGCATGGATAAGTTTTATTGGGCTCCGACTCGTGAAGATCGTATTGGTATTTGCACTGGAATCTTTAGGACTGATGATGTGCCTATCGAGGACATTGTCAAACTTGTTGACACCTTCCCAGGGCAGTCGATAG ACTTCTTTGGTGCTTTGAGAGCTCGAGTTTATGATGATGAAGTGAGAAAGTGGGCTGTAGGCGTTGGCGTTGAGAGCATTGGAAGAAATCTTGTTAACTCCAAGGAAGGTCCCCCAACTTTTGACCAACCAAAGATGACACTAGAAAAGCTTCTCGAATATGGCAACATGCTCATCATGGAACAGGAGAACGTGAAGAGAGTTAAATTGGCTGACAAGTATCTGAACGAAGCTGCTCTTGGAGATGCAAATGTGGATGTTGTTCAGTTTGAGACTTCTCAGG aAGCTGCCCTCGAAGTTGCAAATGAAGATGTTGTTCAGTCAGAGACTTCTAACG AAGTTGCTCTTGAAGATGCAAATGAGGATGTTGAGTCAGGAACTCCAAATG CTCTTGAAAATGCCAACGAAGATACTGTTGAGGCTCTTATAGATACAAATGAGGAAGTTGTTCAGCCAGAAACATCTTATG TTCCTCTTGGAAATACAAATGAGGATGCTGTTCAGTCAAAAACTTCTAATG AAGTTGCTGTCGACGATGCAACTGAGGATGTTGTTCAGGCAGGAACTTCTG aATCGGCTCTTGTAGATGCAAATGAGGATGTCGTTCAGTCAGGAACATCTAATG aaACTGCTACTATAGATGCAAATAAGGATGTTGTTGTTCAATCAGGAACTTCTTATG aaTCTATGGGGGAAGAGGAACGCAACAAGTTAATATCACTGTTCCTGAAGGCTGTGCAGATTCATCTACTAAAAACTATGTCCCAACAGCCAGATTCAACAACAAAAGCTTCCAGCATTGACTCTTAG
- the LOC120088267 gene encoding ribulose bisphosphate carboxylase/oxygenase activase, chloroplastic isoform X21 yields the protein MAATVSTVGAVNRTTLNNSNYGGLVPNSAFLGSRLKASSRFTTSKMVIGNFKIVAEHDEEKQTEKDKWRGLAFDTSDDQQDITRGKGLADPLFQAPMGTGTHNAVMSSYEYISAGLREYNFDNSVDGFYIAPAFMDKLMVHIVKNFLNLPNIKVPLILGIWGGKGQGKSFQCELVFAKMGINPIMMSAGELESGNAGEPAKLLRQRYREAADIIKKGKMCCLFINDLDAGAGRLGGTTQYTVNNQMVNATLMNIADNPTNVQLPGMYNKEENPRVPIIVTGNDFSTLYAPLIRDGRMDKFYWAPTREDRIGICTGIFRTDDVPIEDIVKLVDTFPGQSIDFFGALRARVYDDEVRKWAVGVGVESIGRNLVNSKEGPPTFDQPKMTLEKLLEYGNMLIMEQENVKRVKLADKYLNEAALGDANVDVVQFETSQEAALEVANEDVVQSETSNEVALEDANEDVESGTPNDTVEALIDTNEEVVQPETSYEVPLGNTNEDAVQSKTSNVAVDDATEDVVQAGTSESALVDANEDVVQSGTSNETATIDANKDVVVQSGTSYESMGEEERNKLISLFLKAVQIHLLKTMSQQPDSTTKASSIDS from the exons ATGGCTGCCACGGTTTCAACCGTTGGAGCTGTTAATAGAACAACG TTAAACAACAGTAACTATGGAGGTTTAGTTCCAAACTCTGCGTTTTTGGGCAGCAGGTTGAAGGCCAGTTCCAGATTCACCACCTCAAAAATGGTGATTGGAAACTTCAAGATTGTTGCCGAGCATGATGAGGAGAAGCAGACCGAGAAGGACAAATGGCGAGGCCTTGCTTTTGATACTTCTGATGACCAGCAAGACATTACCAGAGGGAAGGGATTGGCGGATCCTCTTTTCCAAGCTCCCATGGGGACAGGAACTCACAATGCTGTTATGAGTTCATATGAATACATTAGTGCTGGACTTCGAGA ATACAACTTCGACAATAGTGTGGATGGATTTTACATAGCTCCAGCTTTTATGGACAAACTTATGGTTCACATTGTTAAGAACTTCCTGAACCTTCCAAACATTAAG GTTCCTCTCATTCTGGGTATTTGGGGAGGTAAAGGTCAAGGAAAGTCTTTCCAGTGTGAACTTGTATTTGCCAAGATGGGAATCAA CCCTATTATGATGAGTGCTGGGGAATTAGAAAGTGGGAATGCAGGAGAGCCAGCAAAGTTGCTCAGGCAAAGATACAGAGAGGCGGCTGATATCATCAAGAAAGGGAAAATGTGTTGTCTTTTTATCAACGATCTTGATGCTGGAGCTGGAAGGCTTGGTGGGACTACCCAGTACACAGTGAATAACCAGATGGTAAATGCTACTCTTATGAACATTGCTGACAACCCAACCAATGTGCAGTTACCAGGCATGTATAACAAAGAAGAAAATCCCAGAGTTCCCATCATAGTAACTGGTAATGACTTCTCAACGTTATATGCGCCCCTCATTCGTGATGGTCGCATGGATAAGTTTTATTGGGCTCCGACTCGTGAAGATCGTATTGGTATTTGCACTGGAATCTTTAGGACTGATGATGTGCCTATCGAGGACATTGTCAAACTTGTTGACACCTTCCCAGGGCAGTCGATAG ACTTCTTTGGTGCTTTGAGAGCTCGAGTTTATGATGATGAAGTGAGAAAGTGGGCTGTAGGCGTTGGCGTTGAGAGCATTGGAAGAAATCTTGTTAACTCCAAGGAAGGTCCCCCAACTTTTGACCAACCAAAGATGACACTAGAAAAGCTTCTCGAATATGGCAACATGCTCATCATGGAACAGGAGAACGTGAAGAGAGTTAAATTGGCTGACAAGTATCTGAACGAAGCTGCTCTTGGAGATGCAAATGTGGATGTTGTTCAGTTTGAGACTTCTCAGG aAGCTGCCCTCGAAGTTGCAAATGAAGATGTTGTTCAGTCAGAGACTTCTAACG AAGTTGCTCTTGAAGATGCAAATGAGGATGTTGAGTCAGGAACTCCAAATG ATACTGTTGAGGCTCTTATAGATACAAATGAGGAAGTTGTTCAGCCAGAAACATCTTATG AAGTTCCTCTTGGAAATACAAATGAGGATGCTGTTCAGTCAAAAACTTCTAATG TTGCTGTCGACGATGCAACTGAGGATGTTGTTCAGGCAGGAACTTCTG aATCGGCTCTTGTAGATGCAAATGAGGATGTCGTTCAGTCAGGAACATCTAATG aaACTGCTACTATAGATGCAAATAAGGATGTTGTTGTTCAATCAGGAACTTCTTATG aaTCTATGGGGGAAGAGGAACGCAACAAGTTAATATCACTGTTCCTGAAGGCTGTGCAGATTCATCTACTAAAAACTATGTCCCAACAGCCAGATTCAACAACAAAAGCTTCCAGCATTGACTCTTAG